The window TGCCCGGCCTTCATGGACGCCGCCGCCTGGGGAACCGGACGGGCGCCGCAGAGGAGGTGGGTGAAAGTGAGTTCAGCCGTCGCGACCGTGTTCCCTGAGGGCGTGTTCATGACGATCACACCGCGCTCGGTGGCGGCCTCGACATCGACATTGTCGACGCCAACCCCGGCGCGCCCGACGACCTTGAGCAGCGGTGCGGCGGCGAGAACCGCCGCGGTGATCTTGGTCTCCGAACGCACGGCGATGGCATGGACATCCTTCACCAATTCCAGGATCTTTTCCGGAGAGGATCCGTACGCCTCAATCACTTCGAAGCCCTGCTGCTGGCGCAGGAAGGCGACTCCCTTGGGTGATATCTTGTCGGCGACGAGGATTTTCATACAGGCAAAAGCCCCCAAACGAAGCCTGTCATGACCGTCGCTAGCAAGGAAAAGGTTCAGGTGGGCGCACTTATTGCGACTTGCTGGACAAATCCCGTAAAAAGCAGCGCTTCGGCTATGATATTCGTCCGCGACGGATTTGGTCCTGGCTTCGGTGATGCAATCGCGCTCGCGGTCTGCGAACGATTGAGACAAGCGTGGGCATGGAAGAATCCAGGCTCTCCCGACAGGTTCAGTTCATTGTCGAAGTTGACAAGCTGAAGGAAATTTTTCGGCAGACATTGGTGATTGGGAGCCGGCGCGCGGAAAACGACGCCGAGCATTCGTGGCACCTTTGTCTGATAGCGGTGATCCTTGCGGAACACGCGGCGGATCGTTCCTTGGACATTCTCAAGGTTCTGAAGATGCTGATCATCCATGACCTGGTGGAAATCGATGCCGGCGACACCTTTGCGTACGACACCGCCCGCATGGCGGATCAGCACGAGAGGGAGGCCCGGGCCGCGGACAGGATCTTTGGGCTGCTTCCCGAGGACCAGCGGGACGAAATGCGATCGCTGTGGGAAGAGTTTGAGGAAAAGGCGACGGCCGAGTCAAAATTCGCGACAGCAGTCGATCGCTTCCAGCCCATGCTGCTCAATGTGCGCACGCAAGGGGCCGCGTGGAATCGCCATGGCGTCACCCGTGATCGCGTGCTCGCGCGCAACGCCCAGATCAAGCAGGGCGCTCCGGCGATCTGGGAGTATTCGGCGGCGATGATCGAGGATGCGGTGAACCGCGGCGAGCTTGCGCGGTAACGCTGGTCCCTGTGGGCTGTCTTGGATTCAGTTTCAGATTCGACTCAGGCGAAACTTCAGTGGCAATCGGATCCTCGTCACATTTTGACAGCAGGCTTGTGCCGAGGGAGAGGTGGAGTTAGACGTATGGGTGTTGTACCTCCGCGGCGGAAATTTTCCGTGCGCGTTTTTGTCCGCACAAGAATAGCTGCGCGGATGCCGTGATTGTTAGGCGCCGCGCGAAAATGCTGTCGCCATGAATTCCCCAATTGCTGGTGCGATGCCCGCTTTGATTTTCGCGGGTCTTGTCGCCCACGCATGCCTGCTGCCGCTTTGGTCAGCTCCCGCTCCGTCCACCGTCGTGCAATCGCAGCACGGCCTGCACACTATCACCTACAACTCCATTCAGGGCGTCGTGCGCGTGCACCTGCCCGACGATCTCGCTGCCGGGGACACCATTTCCGGCACCGTTGAAATTGAGCCCTCGGGTCGAAACGAGACCGAGCGAGTGTCCAACACGGGGGTGCTGCGCGGCACCGTCATCGACGTTGGTGGACAGCCCGTCCGCGCCGGAACACCCGTGTTCTCCGTGAGCGTGCCGGCATCCGTATGGGAGAGATTTCCGGTGGCGTTTGGATCAGGCCGTGGGCGGGGGACGGCCAGCGTGCCGGTCAGGCATCCGGGTGCTGTCGCGTTGCCAACCGCGGATTTTTCCTGGCCGCAGACCGTGACCGCCGGCTCATCATTCAGAATTCCGGGCGCATTCGATGGAAACCTCGCGAACACTGAGGTTTTGCTTGGCAGCCAGCCGATCGAGGTGCTCGCCGAGTCGCCGCGCCGGGCGATCGGCCGCGCGCCGCTGGATCTCCCACCAGGCGAAAGCCAACTGACGGTGAGCGACCGCGGACGGCTGCGCCAGGGGCCCGTGCGTGTGGTGCAGGTTCAGTTGTCGGCGCCCAAGCTTGAATTGCTGAGCGGCGAAACGACGCCGCTCACGGTGGTGGTCGCAGGGCTGCGCGGGCTGCAGCACCCCGTGCCGTTTGAACTGACCACCGTCGGCACAGTAAACACGGCCGGCGGAAACTCGCAGCGTTACGACATACAGCCGGACGATCCAGACTTGGGATCGAACGGGGAGTATCGTATCCAGCGAACAGTGACAGGAACTGCCGCGGGCGGATTTAACATCAAGGCCGAGGTCGTGTGGGCCAATCCTGCGCCTCACTGGCTGGGGGGACAGGTCCTGCATGTCGAGGGGAACCCGGGTGGACAGGCGGGTCGCTGGCGCGTACCCGTCACGAGACCGCCGGACAGCCGGCCCTTTGGGATTTACTTCGGAGGTGACAAACCACCCGCCCTGAAGTTCTGCAACTGGATCGAAGTGGGAGAGTCGGAGGAGAAGGACGGAGTGGACTTTGTGACAGAACACAAGCGCACCAGAAATCCCTCCGCGCCGCCGCCAGCGACGGGCCCCGTCGCTCCGCCAACGCTGCCCCCGCGCGCGCCTGCCCCGCCGGCGGGAGACAGGCCCGTCGTCGACGAACCGCCGCCATGCAAGGAGGGGGAAGAGCGCGAACTCAGCGCGGAGAAGAAGTCATTCACGCTGCTCGACGGCAAGCAGGAGCTCATGCTGCAGGTTTACACGGACAAGGACGCCGTCGCCGCCGCGGCCGGAGATTTCGCCGACTATCTCGACACGCTCGCCAAGGCGGGCAAACTGGGGAAACGCGTCCTGCCGAAGGGCGACGGACCCGGCGGTGCGGTCGTCGGTGCTCTCCTGCGCTACCTTGGCCAGGGCTCGGCAACAATCGAGGAAGTCCTCAAAGGAAAGCTGCGGCTTGCCGGCGCGTCCAAGTTCACCGCCTCGATGAATGCCGGCTTGCGCGACATCGATGCAACCTGCGCAACCATTGAGAAATGCGTGCGAGGCGTGCGCGTGAAAGAAAAACGCTACACGGAAACGGAGAAAAAGCGGCGAGAGGTTTTCACCTGGGAGGCCAACAAGGGTGATGATTCCTGGGAGAAAATCTCCGACTCATCGGGACGGATCGACGCCAAGAAGGCCGCCGACTGGGCGAACGAACAGTTTGCCGGGAAAGCCCAGGAGCTGAAGGACGCCGCCGACGCGCGGCAGAAATTCATGGGAAGCTGCAAGTGAGCTTCCTCGAGCCCGCCGGTGAGGCGCAGCCCCAATGCTTTTCAAGGCATCCCGCCGTGATCCTGAAGTGAGCGCCGCGCGCAGCGTGCTCACTTCGATCCGCGGGAGACAATCAGCAGATGGCTGCCGTGGGGCGGGGTGGAGAGACTGATTCTGCCGTCGGAAATCTTGAGGTCCTTGTTTGAGAATACGTCGCGCACGATCCAGGTCCCCTTTGGTCCGCCATCGGTGCGCGTGAAGGAGATTTGTCTCGTTTCCTTCGCATCGCGATTCACCAGCAGGACCGCGAGGCGGCCATGTTTGAGGTGCTTGAGCCAGACCTCGGTCCCGTTGGTCTGCCGGATGCGGCGACCCTGTTCAGTGGAATCCTGATCGATGGCGATGGCTTCGCGATTCAGAAGAAGATTCCTTTCAGCATCGATCATGTGGCGGGGATCGCTTCCAATCATGAGGGGCGCCGACATGATGCACCAGAGCGCGAAATGGGTCTGCTGCTCGTCGGGGCTCAGCCCTTGTTCACCGGTCACGAGCATGTCAGGGTCATTCCAGTAGCCATGGCCGGCGTGGGCTGCGACTGCGTTGTTGAGCTCCACAACATTCATGACGCTGTGGAATTTCCCGGAGCGATTGTCCGTGAGTCCGTCATCGAAGACTGCACCGCCGGTGACGCGCGCCTCGATGTCGTAGGTGGTGCGCGCCATGTGGCAGGTCTGCGGATACCAGTCGCGAAAGCGGTAGGCGCTGATGCTGAAAACCATGTCGCGCCCGCAATGCTCGATGAGACCGCTCCACTTCGTGTAGACCGCCTTGACGACATCCTCCGTCCAGCCGTTGTCCTCGGATCGACCGGATGCCTTGTTTCTGCAGCGGTCGATTTTCAGGAAATCGAGGCCCCAGTCGACGAACTGTTTCATCTGCACCTCCTCATGTCCCAGGCCGCCAACCGGATCGCCGCCGCAGTCGTGGGTTCCGGGCACTGTATGAAGGCCGAATTTCAATCCGCGGGAGTGGGCATAGTCCGCAAGAGCCTTCATGCCTCCGGGAAAGCGTTCCGGGTGCGAACGCAGGCCTCCGTCGGGAGCGAGCTGGGTGTCGCGCCAGCCGCCGTCGACAACGACAAACGTGTAGCCGGCATCGCGCAGGCCGGAGGAGACCATGGCATCCACCGTCTCGCGCACGACCTGTTCATTGATGCTTTTCTTTCCGAACCAGTTCCAGCTGTTCCAGCCCATCGGTGGCGAAGCGGCGAGTTCGGGGCGTGGCCTCGCGGAGGCGGGCAGTGCAATACTGAGAATGAGTGCGAGAAGGACGGTTGGATGGTGAGGTTTCATGAGTGAAGGGGGTTGGAATGCTGGATGGCGCTGGCAATCGCCGGCAAACTCAGTCGTGGTTCCAGCGATGAAGCCGTTCCTCCAGCGCAGCACGCTGGCCCGGGAGGTGATGGAAGGGTGGCAGGTCTTTTTCGAGCTGCTCCAGCGTTGGAATTCTGCCCCATGCTGTAACGCGAAAAACCTCCCTGGCATGGCCGCCTGGGAAGCCAAGTTCACGATTCTGGCGGTTGAAGCGCTCGCGCAGCGTCGGCAGCCAGTCGGCCATCGTGGCGGGCGGACTCATGCGGTGGCGGCCGACCCAGGGCAGCCACTCGCGAATCTGCGACTGGTGGCACCAGCTCATCTCCGCGACTTGCTGAAAAGCCGCCTCCACATCGACGGCGAAATCGAACGAGTTCGCGCCGGACATGTATCCGTCGTAGACGGTCAGGATGACTGGCACCTTGCAGGACGTTGAGAGGGTCTCATCGCAGGGATACTCAGGTGTGAACGCGTGAGGCACATTGGTCATGTAGGCGACGCGGCGCACCGCCTCAGCGATCGTTTCATGATCATTGTGGATGCCCGCCAGAATGTCGCCGGCGAGCGGGGGGCAGAAAATATAGTCGGGCTTGAAATCCCTGATTGTTTTCCAAAGTGCGGCGAGAAGGGGGATGCTGACCTGCAGGCAGGCCTCGCGCGGAACGGATCCGTCCGGAAGCCGGAGCAGATCGAATTCGAACTGGCCGATGCGCGCGGAGGCCTGCTGCTCCTTGACACGCAGCTTTGCGGTTTCCTCGCGTGTGCGGAAATGGTGGCCTGCGGCGCCATCGGTGCAGACAACGACACGCGCACGAAGGTCGGTACCGAGCCTGCGCCGCCACAATTCGAAGGTGCCGGCGGCCGTGAATTCGTAGTCGTCGCAGTGGGCGTGAAGGAAGAGCACGTTCATGGGTGGGCGGGAATCAATCAGGCGGATCAGCTCAGGTCGCGGATGCTGCCGAATTCCGCGTCGAAGAGTCTGCGATAGGTTCGCACAATCATGCCGTCGGTCAGGCCCGCGAGCCAGTCGCAAATCTGCCGGGCTTTGGCGGCCTCATCGGGTGCGGCCTCAATCAGCCTGCCAGTCTGAGGAGGGAGGATTCGAATCGTGCGCGATTTTCGATCGACGTAGTTTGTCCAGGCGGAATTCCAGAGATCGAACAACACGCGCCGCGCCTTGTGTTCCATCTGCTGGAGCTGCGGACTTTCGAAAATGATGTCGTTGGCCATGCGCTTGTAGAAGGCGGCCTCCTGAAGTGCGCCATCCGAGACCACGAGTTCGAAACGGTGGCGATTGGTCTGGGCCGACAGGAAGCACGATTTTTGCCGGAGCCGGCATCCCGTGATGAACTGGCCGATTTTCTGGGAGAAGGTGAGTTCGAGTCTGTCGGACCGGATGGCTGCGAGCAGGGCGTCGATCCAAACCTGTTCCGCCGCGCCGATGCCAATCTCCGAGGCCCAGCGCTCGATTCGTTCGGTGGTGAGGAATCCCGCTTTCACGCCATCCACGATGTCATTCAACGAATAGGCGGCGTCGTCCGCCCAGTCCATGATCTGGCACTCCACGCTTTTGAAGCCGTTCAGCGCATCCCCCTGCTGAAGCTCGGTCGGGATCGGGTTGCCTGCGAAGACGAAGGCGCGCACGGATTCCTGCGAGTCATAGAGAAAATGCCGCTGGGGAGGGGAGGGGAACTCGCTGAAGAGTTTCTTGTACTTGAGGACGCCGTCCAGCAGCGCGCGCGTGGGCTGCATGCCGTGGACGCCTGTGCTGTCCTGGTACAGCGTTTCAGTCAGCAGATGAAGCGTCTGGGCATTGCCTTCAAATCCCCCCCACGGGGTCATGAGCTCCTGAAGCGTGCGCTCTCCCGAATGACCGAATGGCGGATGCCCCAGGTCGTGCGCGAGACACACGGCTTCGACGAGGTCCGCGTCGATAAACATCTCATCGCCGAGCGGATCGCCGCGGGTCCGAAGGTAGTTGCAAATCGAGCGTCCGATCTGCGCGACCTCCATGGAATGCGTGAGCCGGGTCCGGTAGAAATCGTATTCGCCGGAGAGAAAGACCTGGGTCTTTGACTGGAGCTTGCGGAACGCATGCGCATGGATGATGCGGTCGCGGTCGATCTGAAACAGCGTGCGGTAGTCCGCCTTCCTGCCGGACTCCCAGGTTTCGGTATCGAACGCGGAATAAAATTGGTTGCGCATGAATGACGGATGACGGCGGGCTTCCCGATCCGATCCGGAAATGCGCCGATTCGCAATATCGCTGAGAATGTGCCCGGAGGCTTGGGGGGCCGCCAATGGCAATGCATCGCCGGTTCATTTCGAACCGTGCGTCTCCGCCGCCGCCATGCTGCAAGGGACGACGCGAACAGCCAATTGCCAATCGTTGTTTGATAATGAGGAATGCGAAAGGTGAAGTTT of the Opitutaceae bacterium genome contains:
- the dgt gene encoding dNTP triphosphohydrolase; its protein translation is MRNQFYSAFDTETWESGRKADYRTLFQIDRDRIIHAHAFRKLQSKTQVFLSGEYDFYRTRLTHSMEVAQIGRSICNYLRTRGDPLGDEMFIDADLVEAVCLAHDLGHPPFGHSGERTLQELMTPWGGFEGNAQTLHLLTETLYQDSTGVHGMQPTRALLDGVLKYKKLFSEFPSPPQRHFLYDSQESVRAFVFAGNPIPTELQQGDALNGFKSVECQIMDWADDAAYSLNDIVDGVKAGFLTTERIERWASEIGIGAAEQVWIDALLAAIRSDRLELTFSQKIGQFITGCRLRQKSCFLSAQTNRHRFELVVSDGALQEAAFYKRMANDIIFESPQLQQMEHKARRVLFDLWNSAWTNYVDRKSRTIRILPPQTGRLIEAAPDEAAKARQICDWLAGLTDGMIVRTYRRLFDAEFGSIRDLS
- a CDS encoding glycoside hydrolase family 27 protein yields the protein MKPHHPTVLLALILSIALPASARPRPELAASPPMGWNSWNWFGKKSINEQVVRETVDAMVSSGLRDAGYTFVVVDGGWRDTQLAPDGGLRSHPERFPGGMKALADYAHSRGLKFGLHTVPGTHDCGGDPVGGLGHEEVQMKQFVDWGLDFLKIDRCRNKASGRSEDNGWTEDVVKAVYTKWSGLIEHCGRDMVFSISAYRFRDWYPQTCHMARTTYDIEARVTGGAVFDDGLTDNRSGKFHSVMNVVELNNAVAAHAGHGYWNDPDMLVTGEQGLSPDEQQTHFALWCIMSAPLMIGSDPRHMIDAERNLLLNREAIAIDQDSTEQGRRIRQTNGTEVWLKHLKHGRLAVLLVNRDAKETRQISFTRTDGGPKGTWIVRDVFSNKDLKISDGRISLSTPPHGSHLLIVSRGSK
- a CDS encoding PIG-L family deacetylase yields the protein MNVLFLHAHCDDYEFTAAGTFELWRRRLGTDLRARVVVCTDGAAGHHFRTREETAKLRVKEQQASARIGQFEFDLLRLPDGSVPREACLQVSIPLLAALWKTIRDFKPDYIFCPPLAGDILAGIHNDHETIAEAVRRVAYMTNVPHAFTPEYPCDETLSTSCKVPVILTVYDGYMSGANSFDFAVDVEAAFQQVAEMSWCHQSQIREWLPWVGRHRMSPPATMADWLPTLRERFNRQNRELGFPGGHAREVFRVTAWGRIPTLEQLEKDLPPFHHLPGQRAALEERLHRWNHD
- a CDS encoding HD domain-containing protein, whose product is MEESRLSRQVQFIVEVDKLKEIFRQTLVIGSRRAENDAEHSWHLCLIAVILAEHAADRSLDILKVLKMLIIHDLVEIDAGDTFAYDTARMADQHEREARAADRIFGLLPEDQRDEMRSLWEEFEEKATAESKFATAVDRFQPMLLNVRTQGAAWNRHGVTRDRVLARNAQIKQGAPAIWEYSAAMIEDAVNRGELAR